One genomic region from Oncorhynchus clarkii lewisi isolate Uvic-CL-2024 chromosome 21, UVic_Ocla_1.0, whole genome shotgun sequence encodes:
- the LOC139378662 gene encoding DENN domain-containing protein 5B-like isoform X1 translates to MSGTNAASGAAPCRFAHYFVICGIDTETGLEPDELAALYQWLEADRQGRDPDTAAAGENFEQSPLKRTFKSKVLAHYPENVEWNPFDQDAVNMLCMPKGLSFRTQADSREPQFHSFLITREDGSRTYGFVHTFYEEVTSPQICSAMQTLYQMHQAENPSSATPSSSSSSSMDSLASSLDEADSPSSSSCRSAACGGYDASRDTLYVSKALCLITPMPFMHGCRRFLSQMHRAVTAASPPPLPLESYVHNILYEVPLPPPGRSLKFHGVYEPIVCQRPGPGELPLADFPLGQTFTLLGVENLVQLFNCTLLEMQILLYSQDYQRLMTVAEGITTLLFPFQWQHVYVPILPASLLHFLDAPVPYLMGLQSKEGTDRSKLELPQEANLCFVDIDNHCIELPEDFPQFPNKPEFIQELSEVLLRYGISPVGGAPPTSVPTTTTTPGSVSTRHPGLKSQQALRELEDDGRNGNLGGEQLAVLELLQGNATLERLQALAKRTGVRVEALRGVGGEGEGQGGRTAVEEEELRNAKLNVQLREVFASRFTTMFADYEAFVIQSAPDLESWLTNREQMHNFDKASFLSDQPEPYLPFLSHFIETQMFATFIDNKIMSQWEEKEPLLRVFDGRIDKARLYNVRAPSLRSSNYQRCTVLKESAQAIEQRLMKIDHTAIHPHLLDMKIGQGKYEQGFFPKLQSDVLSVGPTNNNRWSSRTATAQRRKDRHRQQTEHLTLDNDLKEQVEGCLVLQNSMAFWEWDKASPPPLKPPKKSASECCLKYMQEARSLGKNLRQPKLSDLSPAVIAQTNWKFVEGLLKECRMKTKRMLVEKMGREAVELGHGEANITGLEENTLIASLCDLLERIWSHGLQVKQGKSALWSHLLHYQAREEKLEQQQAESPVSNGPERRKSESSIGMPSLRASVMQDMRHIQSMGEIKTDVGRARAWIRLSLEKKLLSQHLKQLLTRQALTKKLYKRYAFLRCEEEKEQFLFHLLSLNTVDYFCFTSVFTTIMIPYRAVIIPIKKLSNAMTTSNPWVCVSGELGDSGVRQITKNILEMTFDSAFRPHTHIDAMFKCQNLGKLTTVQLGHDNSGLLAKWLVDCVMVRNEITGHTYKFPCGRWLGKGVDDGSLERVLIGELALPNADEDFGRGCRTPDMQHSPGQTRRVSITSMGGRGYKPTSAQIQEAIGEAVNSICKHFHKPEKERGSLTILLCGEVGLVGALELFFHNGFKSARLFQKTVFVWDFVEKAVAYMESADQMGDMQETAEPLGLTCVSLCHYVSAINSSPRNIGKDGKFQLLVCLGARDRLLIQWLPLLVECPVIQRMYEESALLRDRTTVNALIAVLQTLHDFPITLEASLVKGIDL, encoded by the exons CTTTGTACCAATGGCTAGAGGCTGACCGCCAAGGCAGGGACCCCGATACAGCAGCCGCAG gggAGAACTTTGAGCAGAGCCCCCTGAAGAGGACGTTTAAGTCTAAAGTCCTGGCCCACTACCCTGAGAACGTGGAGTGGAACCCTTTCGACCAGGATGCTGTCAACATG CTCTGTATGCCCAAAGGCCTGTCGTTCAGGACACAGGCAGACAGCCGCGAGCCCCAGTTCCACTCCTTCCTGATCACGCGGGAGGACGGCTCTCGCACCTACGGCTTCGTCCACACCTTCTACGAGGAGGTGACGTCGCCTCAGATCTGCTCGGCCATGCAGACCCTCTACCAGATGCACCAGGCCGAGAACCCTTCCTCcgccaccccctcctcctcttcttcctccagcATGGACTCTCTGGCTAGCAGCCTCGACGAAGCAGATTCTCCATCTTCCTCCTCGTGCCGGTCGGCGGCGTGTGGCGGCTACGACGCGTCGCGTGACACGCTCTACGTCTCCAAGGCGTTGTGTCTGATCACGCCCATGCCCTTCATGCACGGCTGCCGCCGTTTCCTGTCCCAGATGCACCGGGCCGTCACGGCCGCCTCGCCCCCGCCCCTCCCCCTGGAGAGCTACGTGCACAACATCCTGTACGAGGTGCCCCTGCCCCCCCCGGGGCGCTCGCTGAAGTTCCACGGGGTGTACGAGCCCATCGTGTGTCAGCGTCCTGGGCCCGGGGAGCTGCCTCTGGCTGACTTCCCTCTGGGCCAGACCTTCACTCTGCTGGGGGTAGAGAACCTGGTGCAGCTGTTCAACTGTACCCTGCTGGAGATGCAGATTCTGCTCTACTCACAGG ACTACCAGCGGTTGATGACAGTTGCGGAGGGCATCACCACCCTGCTCTTCCCGTTCCAGTGGCAGCATGTCTACGTGCCCATCCTACCCGCGTCACTGCTGCACTTCCTGGATGCCCCCGTGCCCTACCTCATGGGCCTGCAGTCCAAGGAGGGTACCGACCGCTCCAAACTAGAGCTGCCACAGGAG GCTAACCTGTGCTTCGTGGACATTGACAACCACTGCATCGAGCTGCCTGAGGACTTCCCCCAGTTCCCTAACAAACCAGAGTTCATCCAGGAGCTCAGTGAAGTCCTCCTCCGCTACGGCATATCCCCAGTGGGGGGCGCTCCTCCAACCTctgtccccaccaccaccaccacccctgggTCCGTCTCTACCCGTCACCCTGGTCTGAAGAGCCAACAGGCCCTGAGGGAGCTAGAGGACGATGGGAGGAATGGGAACCTAGGCGGGGAGCAGTTAGCTGTGTTGGAGCTTCTCCAAGGGAACGCTACTCTGGAAAGACTCCAGGCTCTGGCTAAGAGAACAGGGGTCCGTGTGGAAGCCCTGAGGGGGgtagggggtgagggagagggccAGGGGGGGAGGACGGCAGTCGAAGAGGAGGAGCTGAGGAACGCTAAGCTGAATGTACAGTTGAGGGAGGTGTTCGCTAGCAGGTTTACCACAATGTTCGCGGACTATGAGGCCTTCGTCATCCAAAGCGCTCCGGACCTGGAGTCCTGGCTCACCAACCGAGAGCAGATGCACAACTTTGATAAG gcATCCTTCCTATCTGACCAGCCGGAGCCCTACCTGCCCTTCCTGTCCCACTTCATCGAGACCCAGATGTTCGCCACCTTCATCGACAACAAGATCATGTCCCAATGGGAGGAGAAGGAGCCGCTGCTCCGCGTGTTTGACGGACGCATCGATAAAGCTCGTCTATACAATGTTAGAGCCCCAAGTCTGCGATCCTCCAACTACCAGAGGTGCACCGTCCTCAAGGAGTCAG CCCAGGCCATCGAACAGCGGCTGATGAAGATCGACCACACAGCCATCCACCCCCACCTGTTGGATATGAAGATTGGACAGGGCAAATATGAACAGGGCTTCTTCCCCAAGCTGCAGTCTGACGTGCTCTCGGTCGGACCCACCAATAACAA CAGGTGGTCCAGTCGTACTGCTACGGCTCAGCGTAGGAAAGACCGTCACAGACAACAAACAGAACACCTGACTCTAGATAACGACCTCAAAGAG CAGGTAGAGGGGTGTCTAGTCCTGCAGAACTCCATGGCGTTTTGGGAGTGGGACAAGGCGTCTCCCCCGCCCCTCAAACCACCAAAAAAGTCTGCCTCTGAGTGCTGCCTG AAGTACATGCAGGAGGCTCGGAGCCTGGGGAAGAACCTCCGTCAGCCCAAGCTGTCTGACCTCTCACCTGCCGTCATCGCTCAGACCAACTGGAAGTTTGTAGAGGGACTACTCAAGGAGTGTCGCATGAAG ACTAAGCGTATGTTGGTGGAGAAGATGGGCAGGGAGGCAGTGGAGCTGGGTCATGGGGAGGCCAACATCACAGGTCTGGAGGAGAACACTCTCATCGCCTCCCTCTGTGACCTGCTGGAGAGGATCTGGAGCCACGGCCTACAAGTCAAACAG GGGAAGTCAGCTCTGTGGTCCCACCTTCTGCACTACCAGGCCAGAGAggagaaactggagcagcagcaggcaGAGTCACCAG TGTCAAATGGTCCAGAGAGACGAAAGTCTGAGTCGTCAATAGGGATGCCATCACTGCGAGCGTCCGTCATGCAGGATATGAG GCACATCCAGAGTATGGGGGAGATAAAGACTGATGTGGGCAGAGCGAGGGCCTGGATCCGTCTTTCTCTGGAGAAGAagctactctcccaacacctcaaACAGCTGCTGACCCGCCAAGCCTTAACCAa GAAGTTGTATAAGCGCTACGCCTTCCTGCGctgtgaggaggagaaggagcagTTCCTGTTTCACCTGCTCTCCCTCAACACTGTCGACTACTTTTGTTTCACCAGTGTCTTCACCACCATCA TGATCCCGTACCGCGCCGTCATCATCCCCATCAAGAAGCTGAGCAACGCCATGACGACCTCCAAcccgtgggtgtgtgtgtcgggTGAGCTGGGTGACTCGGGCGTCAGGCAGATCACCAAGAACATCCTGGAGATGACCTTCGAT TCTGCTTTCAGGCCACACACTCACATCGATGCCATGTTCAAG TGTCAAAACCTGGGTAAGCTGACTACAGTCCAGTTGGGTCATGATAACTCTGGGCTGCTGGCTAAATGGTTGGTGGACTGTGTCATGGTCCGCAACGAGATCACAGGACACACCTACAAGTTCCCGTGTGGGCGGTGGCTTGGCAAAGGCGTGGACGACGGCAGTCTGGAGCGCGTTCTGATTGGTGAGCTGGCGTTGCCCAACGCCGATGAGGATTTTGGGAGAGGGTGTCGCACGCCTGACATGCAGCATTCGCCGGGTCAGACCAGACGCGTCAGCATCACCTCGATGGGAGGACGCGGATACA AGCCCACCTCAGCTCAAATCCAGGAGGCCATCGGCGAGGCAGTGAACAGCATCTGCAAGCACTTCCACAAGCCTgagaaagag agGGGCAGTCTGACCATCCTGCTGTGTGGTGAGGTTGGTCTGGTCGGGGCTCTGGAGCTGTTCTTCCACAACGGCTTCAAGTCCGCCCGCCTCTTCCAGAAGACCGTCTTTGTCTGGGACTTTGTGG AGAAGGCTGTGGCTTACATGGAGTCAGCAGACCAGATGGGGGACATGCAGGAGACTGCTGAGCCCCTGGGCCtgacctgtgtctctctctgtcactatgTCAGTGCCATCAACTCCTCGCCCAGGAACATTGGCAAGGACGGCAAGTTCCAGCTGCTTGTCTGCCTGGGGGCCAG agaTCGTCTGCTGATTCAGTGGCTCCCTCTGTTGGTGGAGTGTCCAGTGATCCAGCGGATGTACGAGGAGTCTGCTCTGCTGCGGGACCGGACCACAGTCAACGCTCTCATCGCTGTCCTGCAGACCCTCCACGACTTCCCCATCACTCTGGAGGCCTCGCTTGTCAAGGGCATCGACCTTTAA
- the LOC139378662 gene encoding DENN domain-containing protein 5B-like isoform X9, whose translation MSGTNAASGAAPCRFAHYFVICGIDTETGLEPDELAGENFEQSPLKRTFKSKVLAHYPENVEWNPFDQDAVNMLCMPKGLSFRTQADSREPQFHSFLITREDGSRTYGFVHTFYEEVTSPQICSAMQTLYQMHQAENPSSATPSSSSSSSMDSLASSLDEADSPSSSSCRSAACGGYDASRDTLYVSKALCLITPMPFMHGCRRFLSQMHRAVTAASPPPLPLESYVHNILYEVPLPPPGRSLKFHGVYEPIVCQRPGPGELPLADFPLGQTFTLLGVENLVQLFNCTLLEMQILLYSQDYQRLMTVAEGITTLLFPFQWQHVYVPILPASLLHFLDAPVPYLMGLQSKEGTDRSKLELPQEANLCFVDIDNHCIELPEDFPQFPNKPEFIQELSEVLLRYGISPVGGAPPTSVPTTTTTPGSVSTRHPGLKSQQALRELEDDGRNGNLGGEQLAVLELLQGNATLERLQALAKRTGVRVEALRGVGGEGEGQGGRTAVEEEELRNAKLNVQLREVFASRFTTMFADYEAFVIQSAPDLESWLTNREQMHNFDKASFLSDQPEPYLPFLSHFIETQMFATFIDNKIMSQWEEKEPLLRVFDGRIDKARLYNVRAPSLRSSNYQRCTVLKESAQAIEQRLMKIDHTAIHPHLLDMKIGQGKYEQGFFPKLQSDVLSVGPTNNKWSSRTATAQRRKDRHRQQTEHLTLDNDLKEKYMQEARSLGKNLRQPKLSDLSPAVIAQTNWKFVEGLLKECRMKTKRMLVEKMGREAVELGHGEANITGLEENTLIASLCDLLERIWSHGLQVKQGKSALWSHLLHYQAREEKLEQQQAESPVSNGPERRKSESSIGMPSLRASVMQDMRHIQSMGEIKTDVGRARAWIRLSLEKKLLSQHLKQLLTRQALTKKLYKRYAFLRCEEEKEQFLFHLLSLNTVDYFCFTSVFTTIMIPYRAVIIPIKKLSNAMTTSNPWVCVSGELGDSGVRQITKNILEMTFDCQNLGKLTTVQLGHDNSGLLAKWLVDCVMVRNEITGHTYKFPCGRWLGKGVDDGSLERVLIGELALPNADEDFGRGCRTPDMQHSPGQTRRVSITSMGGRGYKPTSAQIQEAIGEAVNSICKHFHKPEKERGSLTILLCGEVGLVGALELFFHNGFKSARLFQKTVFVWDFVEKAVAYMESADQMGDMQETAEPLGLTCVSLCHYVSAINSSPRNIGKDGKFQLLVCLGARDRLLIQWLPLLVECPVIQRMYEESALLRDRTTVNALIAVLQTLHDFPITLEASLVKGIDL comes from the exons gggAGAACTTTGAGCAGAGCCCCCTGAAGAGGACGTTTAAGTCTAAAGTCCTGGCCCACTACCCTGAGAACGTGGAGTGGAACCCTTTCGACCAGGATGCTGTCAACATG CTCTGTATGCCCAAAGGCCTGTCGTTCAGGACACAGGCAGACAGCCGCGAGCCCCAGTTCCACTCCTTCCTGATCACGCGGGAGGACGGCTCTCGCACCTACGGCTTCGTCCACACCTTCTACGAGGAGGTGACGTCGCCTCAGATCTGCTCGGCCATGCAGACCCTCTACCAGATGCACCAGGCCGAGAACCCTTCCTCcgccaccccctcctcctcttcttcctccagcATGGACTCTCTGGCTAGCAGCCTCGACGAAGCAGATTCTCCATCTTCCTCCTCGTGCCGGTCGGCGGCGTGTGGCGGCTACGACGCGTCGCGTGACACGCTCTACGTCTCCAAGGCGTTGTGTCTGATCACGCCCATGCCCTTCATGCACGGCTGCCGCCGTTTCCTGTCCCAGATGCACCGGGCCGTCACGGCCGCCTCGCCCCCGCCCCTCCCCCTGGAGAGCTACGTGCACAACATCCTGTACGAGGTGCCCCTGCCCCCCCCGGGGCGCTCGCTGAAGTTCCACGGGGTGTACGAGCCCATCGTGTGTCAGCGTCCTGGGCCCGGGGAGCTGCCTCTGGCTGACTTCCCTCTGGGCCAGACCTTCACTCTGCTGGGGGTAGAGAACCTGGTGCAGCTGTTCAACTGTACCCTGCTGGAGATGCAGATTCTGCTCTACTCACAGG ACTACCAGCGGTTGATGACAGTTGCGGAGGGCATCACCACCCTGCTCTTCCCGTTCCAGTGGCAGCATGTCTACGTGCCCATCCTACCCGCGTCACTGCTGCACTTCCTGGATGCCCCCGTGCCCTACCTCATGGGCCTGCAGTCCAAGGAGGGTACCGACCGCTCCAAACTAGAGCTGCCACAGGAG GCTAACCTGTGCTTCGTGGACATTGACAACCACTGCATCGAGCTGCCTGAGGACTTCCCCCAGTTCCCTAACAAACCAGAGTTCATCCAGGAGCTCAGTGAAGTCCTCCTCCGCTACGGCATATCCCCAGTGGGGGGCGCTCCTCCAACCTctgtccccaccaccaccaccacccctgggTCCGTCTCTACCCGTCACCCTGGTCTGAAGAGCCAACAGGCCCTGAGGGAGCTAGAGGACGATGGGAGGAATGGGAACCTAGGCGGGGAGCAGTTAGCTGTGTTGGAGCTTCTCCAAGGGAACGCTACTCTGGAAAGACTCCAGGCTCTGGCTAAGAGAACAGGGGTCCGTGTGGAAGCCCTGAGGGGGgtagggggtgagggagagggccAGGGGGGGAGGACGGCAGTCGAAGAGGAGGAGCTGAGGAACGCTAAGCTGAATGTACAGTTGAGGGAGGTGTTCGCTAGCAGGTTTACCACAATGTTCGCGGACTATGAGGCCTTCGTCATCCAAAGCGCTCCGGACCTGGAGTCCTGGCTCACCAACCGAGAGCAGATGCACAACTTTGATAAG gcATCCTTCCTATCTGACCAGCCGGAGCCCTACCTGCCCTTCCTGTCCCACTTCATCGAGACCCAGATGTTCGCCACCTTCATCGACAACAAGATCATGTCCCAATGGGAGGAGAAGGAGCCGCTGCTCCGCGTGTTTGACGGACGCATCGATAAAGCTCGTCTATACAATGTTAGAGCCCCAAGTCTGCGATCCTCCAACTACCAGAGGTGCACCGTCCTCAAGGAGTCAG CCCAGGCCATCGAACAGCGGCTGATGAAGATCGACCACACAGCCATCCACCCCCACCTGTTGGATATGAAGATTGGACAGGGCAAATATGAACAGGGCTTCTTCCCCAAGCTGCAGTCTGACGTGCTCTCGGTCGGACCCACCAATAACAA GTGGTCCAGTCGTACTGCTACGGCTCAGCGTAGGAAAGACCGTCACAGACAACAAACAGAACACCTGACTCTAGATAACGACCTCAAAGAG AAGTACATGCAGGAGGCTCGGAGCCTGGGGAAGAACCTCCGTCAGCCCAAGCTGTCTGACCTCTCACCTGCCGTCATCGCTCAGACCAACTGGAAGTTTGTAGAGGGACTACTCAAGGAGTGTCGCATGAAG ACTAAGCGTATGTTGGTGGAGAAGATGGGCAGGGAGGCAGTGGAGCTGGGTCATGGGGAGGCCAACATCACAGGTCTGGAGGAGAACACTCTCATCGCCTCCCTCTGTGACCTGCTGGAGAGGATCTGGAGCCACGGCCTACAAGTCAAACAG GGGAAGTCAGCTCTGTGGTCCCACCTTCTGCACTACCAGGCCAGAGAggagaaactggagcagcagcaggcaGAGTCACCAG TGTCAAATGGTCCAGAGAGACGAAAGTCTGAGTCGTCAATAGGGATGCCATCACTGCGAGCGTCCGTCATGCAGGATATGAG GCACATCCAGAGTATGGGGGAGATAAAGACTGATGTGGGCAGAGCGAGGGCCTGGATCCGTCTTTCTCTGGAGAAGAagctactctcccaacacctcaaACAGCTGCTGACCCGCCAAGCCTTAACCAa GAAGTTGTATAAGCGCTACGCCTTCCTGCGctgtgaggaggagaaggagcagTTCCTGTTTCACCTGCTCTCCCTCAACACTGTCGACTACTTTTGTTTCACCAGTGTCTTCACCACCATCA TGATCCCGTACCGCGCCGTCATCATCCCCATCAAGAAGCTGAGCAACGCCATGACGACCTCCAAcccgtgggtgtgtgtgtcgggTGAGCTGGGTGACTCGGGCGTCAGGCAGATCACCAAGAACATCCTGGAGATGACCTTCGAT TGTCAAAACCTGGGTAAGCTGACTACAGTCCAGTTGGGTCATGATAACTCTGGGCTGCTGGCTAAATGGTTGGTGGACTGTGTCATGGTCCGCAACGAGATCACAGGACACACCTACAAGTTCCCGTGTGGGCGGTGGCTTGGCAAAGGCGTGGACGACGGCAGTCTGGAGCGCGTTCTGATTGGTGAGCTGGCGTTGCCCAACGCCGATGAGGATTTTGGGAGAGGGTGTCGCACGCCTGACATGCAGCATTCGCCGGGTCAGACCAGACGCGTCAGCATCACCTCGATGGGAGGACGCGGATACA AGCCCACCTCAGCTCAAATCCAGGAGGCCATCGGCGAGGCAGTGAACAGCATCTGCAAGCACTTCCACAAGCCTgagaaagag agGGGCAGTCTGACCATCCTGCTGTGTGGTGAGGTTGGTCTGGTCGGGGCTCTGGAGCTGTTCTTCCACAACGGCTTCAAGTCCGCCCGCCTCTTCCAGAAGACCGTCTTTGTCTGGGACTTTGTGG AGAAGGCTGTGGCTTACATGGAGTCAGCAGACCAGATGGGGGACATGCAGGAGACTGCTGAGCCCCTGGGCCtgacctgtgtctctctctgtcactatgTCAGTGCCATCAACTCCTCGCCCAGGAACATTGGCAAGGACGGCAAGTTCCAGCTGCTTGTCTGCCTGGGGGCCAG agaTCGTCTGCTGATTCAGTGGCTCCCTCTGTTGGTGGAGTGTCCAGTGATCCAGCGGATGTACGAGGAGTCTGCTCTGCTGCGGGACCGGACCACAGTCAACGCTCTCATCGCTGTCCTGCAGACCCTCCACGACTTCCCCATCACTCTGGAGGCCTCGCTTGTCAAGGGCATCGACCTTTAA